Proteins encoded within one genomic window of Streptomyces sp. NBC_01314:
- the hemE gene encoding uroporphyrinogen decarboxylase: MSANAGPSGHQPTATYNSAFLKACRREPVPHTPVWFMRQAGRSLPEYLKVREGIGMLDSCMRPELVTEITLQPVRRHHVDAAIYFSDIVVPLKAIGIDLDIKPGVGPVVEKPIRSRADLAQLRDLTPEDVSYVTEAIGLLTAELGETPLIGFAGAPFTLASYLVEGGPSRTYENAKAMMYGDPELWADLLDRLAGITSAFLKVQIEAGASAVQLFDSWAGALAPADYRRSVLPASTKVFRAVESYGVPRIHFGVGTGELLGLMAEAGADVVGVDWRVPLDEAVRRVGPGKALQGNLDPTVLFAGTEAVETKTREVLDAATGLEGHIFNLGHGVMPSTDPDALTRLVEYVHTQTVK, from the coding sequence GTGAGTGCCAATGCCGGCCCCTCGGGCCACCAGCCGACCGCCACGTACAACTCCGCCTTCCTGAAGGCGTGCAGGCGTGAGCCCGTGCCGCACACACCGGTGTGGTTCATGCGGCAGGCCGGGCGTTCGCTCCCCGAGTACCTGAAGGTGCGCGAGGGCATCGGGATGCTGGACTCGTGCATGCGGCCCGAGCTGGTCACGGAGATCACCCTCCAGCCGGTCCGCCGCCACCACGTGGACGCGGCGATCTACTTCAGCGACATCGTCGTCCCGCTCAAGGCCATCGGCATCGACCTCGACATCAAGCCCGGCGTCGGCCCCGTCGTCGAGAAGCCGATCCGCAGCCGCGCCGACCTGGCCCAGCTCCGCGACCTGACCCCCGAGGACGTCTCCTACGTCACCGAGGCCATCGGGCTGCTCACCGCCGAGCTGGGCGAGACCCCCCTCATCGGCTTCGCCGGCGCCCCCTTCACCCTCGCCAGCTACCTCGTGGAGGGCGGCCCGTCCCGCACGTACGAGAACGCCAAGGCGATGATGTACGGCGACCCCGAGCTCTGGGCCGACCTGCTCGACCGCCTCGCCGGCATCACGTCCGCGTTCCTCAAGGTCCAGATCGAGGCGGGTGCCTCCGCCGTCCAGCTCTTCGACTCCTGGGCCGGCGCCCTCGCCCCGGCGGACTACCGCCGCTCGGTGCTGCCCGCCTCCACGAAGGTCTTCCGGGCCGTCGAGTCGTACGGCGTCCCGCGCATCCACTTCGGTGTCGGCACCGGCGAGCTGCTGGGCCTCATGGCCGAGGCCGGCGCGGACGTCGTCGGCGTCGACTGGCGCGTCCCGCTCGACGAGGCCGTCCGCCGCGTCGGCCCCGGCAAGGCGCTCCAGGGCAACCTCGACCCGACCGTCCTGTTCGCGGGCACGGAGGCCGTCGAGACCAAGACCCGCGAGGTCCTCGACGCGGCCACCGGCCTGGAGGGCCACATCTTCAACCTCGGCCACGGCGTCATGCCCAGCACCGACCCGGACGCCCTGACCCGGCTCGTGGAGTACGTCCACACGCAGACCGTGAAGTAG
- a CDS encoding DUF3000 domain-containing protein — translation MAAAQGRLSDGAGGMDDAKEGERDAMETDPLPFRSAVEALRATRLRPEIEIESTKPPQRLAPYAYALEAAVVEGDEDLADGRLILLHDPAGHDAWQGTFRLVTLVRAELEPEMAADPLLPEVCWSWLTGALQSRGLSYGEPSGTVTRASSHYFGGLAARPAASQIEIRASWTPREVLGGVPDTAAHLAAWCDLLAQIAGLPPAVDPGDAAVVSLPQRRGPQSR, via the coding sequence ATGGCTGCGGCTCAGGGACGACTGTCGGACGGCGCTGGCGGGATGGACGACGCGAAAGAGGGGGAGCGCGATGCGATGGAGACGGACCCGTTGCCGTTCCGCTCCGCCGTCGAAGCGCTGCGGGCCACACGGCTGCGGCCGGAGATCGAGATCGAGTCGACCAAACCACCCCAGCGGCTGGCCCCGTACGCGTACGCCCTGGAGGCCGCGGTCGTCGAGGGCGACGAGGACCTGGCCGACGGCCGGCTCATCCTGCTGCACGACCCCGCGGGGCACGACGCCTGGCAGGGCACCTTCCGGCTGGTGACCCTGGTCCGGGCGGAGCTGGAGCCCGAGATGGCGGCGGACCCCCTGCTGCCGGAGGTCTGCTGGTCGTGGCTGACCGGCGCGCTGCAGTCCCGGGGGCTGTCGTACGGCGAGCCGAGCGGGACGGTGACGCGGGCGAGTTCGCACTACTTCGGTGGGCTGGCGGCGCGGCCGGCCGCGTCGCAGATCGAGATCAGGGCGTCGTGGACCCCCCGCGAGGTGCTGGGCGGCGTTCCCGACACCGCCGCGCATCTCGCCGCGTGGTGCGACCTGCTCGCCCAGATCGCGGGGCTGCCTCCGGCCGTCGACCCCGGGGACGCGGCGGTGGTGTCGCTGCCGCAGCGGCGGGGGCCGCAGTCCCGCTGA
- a CDS encoding response regulator transcription factor: MSVLLEQPASLVAYRPNKPTAMVVVADPRVRSTVTRHLWALGVRDVIEASSIAEARPRVGNPRDICVADVHLPDGSGLTLLSETRAAGWPNGLALSAADDIGAVRNALAGGVKGYVVTGTRTNIGLPSRPGAAPIGSAARMHRRPPGAPSHPGGYRELSGREVEVLRLVAEGQSNKAIGVSMGLSALTVKSHLARIARKLGTGDRAGMVAVALRTGIIH; this comes from the coding sequence GTGTCCGTTCTCCTCGAGCAGCCCGCAAGCCTGGTCGCCTATCGTCCTAACAAGCCGACCGCGATGGTGGTGGTGGCCGATCCACGGGTCCGGTCCACCGTCACCCGGCACCTGTGGGCCCTCGGGGTCCGCGATGTCATCGAGGCCTCGTCCATCGCCGAGGCCCGTCCCCGCGTCGGAAACCCCCGCGACATCTGCGTCGCGGACGTCCACCTGCCGGACGGTTCCGGCCTGACCCTCCTCTCCGAGACCCGCGCGGCGGGGTGGCCCAACGGCCTCGCCCTCTCCGCCGCCGACGACATCGGCGCCGTACGCAACGCCCTCGCGGGCGGTGTGAAGGGATATGTCGTCACCGGCACCCGTACCAACATCGGACTGCCCTCCCGCCCGGGTGCCGCCCCCATCGGCTCCGCCGCCCGTATGCACCGCCGCCCCCCGGGAGCCCCGAGCCACCCGGGCGGCTACCGGGAGCTGTCGGGCCGCGAGGTCGAGGTGCTGCGCCTGGTCGCGGAGGGGCAGTCGAACAAGGCGATCGGCGTCTCCATGGGCCTGTCCGCGCTCACGGTCAAGAGCCACTTGGCCCGAATCGCGCGCAAGCTCGGCACCGGCGACCGCGCCGGAATGGTTGCGGTGGCCCTGCGCACCGGGATCATCCACTGA
- a CDS encoding HRDC domain-containing protein, with amino-acid sequence MTDAQETAADRTLRTTGGAPPDEGGSSEAGAPIPLLEPRDGIPAVIADEPSLAAVIAAFAAGSGPVAVDAERASGYRYGQRAYLVQLRREGAGTALIDPVACPDLSGLGEALSGVEWVLHAATQDLPCLREIDMVPTRIFDTELAGRLAGFPRVGLGAMVEGVLGYVLEKGHSAVDWSTRPLPEPWLRYAALDVELLVDLRDALEKELDRQGKLEWARQEFDAIASAPPAEPRRDPWRRTSGMHKVRRRRQMAVVREMWEARDRIAQRRDVSPGKVLSDAAIVEASLALPVDAQALAALNGFGHRMGRRQLEQWQATVDRARALPDSALPAHGQAMTGPPPPKAWADKDPAAAARLSAARAGVSALAEQINMPQENLITPDTVRRLCWEPPKSLDAESVSAALAGYGARAWQVELVTPVLVGAMSAVVRPKEA; translated from the coding sequence GTGACCGACGCCCAAGAGACCGCAGCAGACAGGACCCTGCGAACCACCGGAGGCGCCCCTCCGGACGAGGGCGGATCCTCTGAAGCGGGGGCGCCGATCCCTTTGCTGGAGCCGCGTGACGGCATTCCGGCCGTGATCGCCGACGAGCCCTCGCTCGCCGCGGTGATCGCCGCGTTCGCCGCCGGCTCCGGCCCCGTGGCCGTGGACGCCGAACGCGCGTCCGGTTACCGCTACGGCCAGCGGGCCTATCTGGTGCAGCTGCGCCGCGAGGGCGCGGGCACCGCGCTCATCGATCCCGTCGCCTGCCCCGACCTCTCCGGCCTCGGCGAGGCGCTCTCCGGCGTCGAGTGGGTGCTCCACGCGGCCACCCAGGACCTGCCCTGTCTGCGCGAGATAGACATGGTCCCGACCCGGATCTTCGACACCGAGCTGGCCGGCCGGCTCGCCGGGTTCCCCCGGGTCGGCCTCGGCGCGATGGTCGAGGGTGTTCTCGGCTATGTCCTCGAAAAGGGCCACTCCGCGGTCGACTGGTCGACCCGCCCGCTGCCCGAACCGTGGCTCCGGTACGCCGCGCTCGACGTGGAGCTCCTGGTGGACCTGCGGGACGCCCTGGAGAAGGAGCTGGACCGGCAGGGGAAGCTGGAGTGGGCCCGGCAGGAGTTCGACGCGATCGCCTCCGCGCCGCCCGCCGAGCCGCGCAGGGATCCCTGGCGGCGTACGTCCGGGATGCACAAGGTGCGGCGCCGGCGGCAGATGGCGGTCGTACGGGAGATGTGGGAGGCGCGGGACCGGATCGCGCAACGGCGGGACGTGTCGCCGGGCAAGGTGCTGAGCGACGCGGCGATCGTCGAGGCGTCCCTGGCTCTGCCGGTCGACGCGCAGGCGCTGGCCGCGTTGAACGGGTTCGGACACCGGATGGGGCGGCGGCAGCTGGAGCAGTGGCAGGCCACCGTGGACCGGGCCAGGGCGCTGCCGGACTCGGCGCTGCCGGCGCACGGGCAGGCCATGACCGGGCCGCCCCCGCCGAAGGCCTGGGCCGACAAGGATCCGGCCGCGGCCGCCCGCCTTTCCGCGGCTCGGGCCGGGGTGAGCGCGCTGGCCGAGCAGATCAACATGCCTCAGGAGAACCTGATCACCCCGGACACGGTGCGACGGTTGTGCTGGGAGCCGCCGAAGTCCCTGGACGCGGAATCCGTGAGTGCGGCGCTGGCGGGGTACGGGGCGCGGGCATGGCAGGTGGAGCTGGTGACGCCGGTGCTGGTGGGGGCGATGTCCGCGGTGGTCAGGCCCAAAGAGGCCTGA
- a CDS encoding carbohydrate ABC transporter permease has product MTTLTNPTPVVRRRVARTLTYLSLVGASVVVLLPLLVVLLTSLKTERQMAEDSGALTMPDSFLNLDNYATAFRDGEMLTAFGNTAFILLFAVSGTVLIGSMAAYAIDRFTFRFRKLVVALFLVATLVPGVTTQVATFQIVDSFGMFDTRWAPIALYMGTDIVSIYIFLQFVRSIPISLDESARLDGANAFTIYRKIIFPLLRPAIATVVIVKGITVYNDFYIPFLYMPSDDLGVISTSLFRFQGPFGAHWETISAGAVLVILPTLIVFLALQRFIYNGFMRGATK; this is encoded by the coding sequence ATGACGACACTGACGAACCCAACCCCGGTGGTCCGCAGGCGAGTTGCCCGCACCCTCACCTATCTGTCCCTGGTCGGCGCGTCGGTCGTGGTCCTCCTGCCGCTCCTCGTGGTCCTGCTGACCTCGCTCAAGACCGAGCGGCAGATGGCGGAGGACAGCGGCGCCCTCACGATGCCCGACAGCTTCCTGAACCTGGACAACTACGCGACGGCCTTCCGCGACGGCGAGATGCTCACCGCCTTCGGCAACACGGCCTTCATCCTCTTGTTCGCCGTTTCCGGAACGGTCCTCATCGGCTCGATGGCGGCCTACGCGATCGACCGCTTCACCTTCCGCTTCCGGAAACTGGTCGTCGCGCTCTTCCTCGTCGCCACCCTCGTCCCCGGCGTCACCACCCAGGTCGCGACCTTCCAGATCGTCGACAGCTTCGGCATGTTCGACACCCGCTGGGCCCCGATCGCCCTCTACATGGGCACCGACATCGTCTCGATCTACATCTTCCTGCAGTTCGTGCGATCGATCCCGATCTCCCTGGACGAGTCCGCCCGCCTGGACGGCGCCAACGCCTTCACGATCTACCGGAAGATCATCTTCCCGCTTCTGAGACCCGCGATCGCCACGGTCGTCATCGTCAAGGGGATCACCGTCTACAACGACTTCTACATCCCCTTCCTCTACATGCCCTCCGACGACCTGGGCGTGATCTCCACGTCCCTCTTCCGTTTCCAGGGCCCTTTCGGCGCCCACTGGGAAACGATCTCGGCAGGAGCTGTCCTGGTGATCCTGCCGACCCTGATCGTCTTCCTGGCGTTGCAGAGATTCATCTACAACGGCTTCATGAGGGGAGCGACGAAGTAA
- a CDS encoding carbohydrate ABC transporter permease, which yields MPHTRTTDPSHAVKKVARPSTAAPRPPAPRRAPRKVRLWRKLTPWLFLAAPLVLLITFTYAPVANMLAYSFTDWDGVSPELSYIGADNYIEIFTRPELFQVFFVSGYYLAASAIQIGVALYFATILSFNIRFRNLFKGILFFPYLINGVAIGFVFLYFFQDGGTLDSVLALFGHESDRAWLGTSTSANISLASVSVWRYTGLNFVLFLGAIQSIPGELYEAAELDGANRWHQFRYIIAPGIRPVLSLSVILSISGSLSVFEIPYIMTGGATGTETFVIQTVKLAFQFNKTGLASAAAVVLLLIILAVTWLQRRLVPDDRVDLV from the coding sequence ATGCCCCACACGCGTACGACGGATCCCTCGCACGCGGTGAAGAAGGTGGCGCGGCCCTCGACGGCCGCGCCCCGGCCCCCCGCGCCCCGGCGCGCCCCACGCAAGGTGCGCCTGTGGCGGAAGCTCACTCCCTGGCTCTTCCTGGCCGCCCCGCTGGTTCTGCTGATCACCTTCACGTACGCCCCGGTCGCCAACATGCTGGCGTACAGCTTCACCGACTGGGACGGGGTCAGTCCCGAACTGAGCTATATCGGCGCCGACAACTACATCGAGATCTTCACCCGCCCCGAGCTGTTCCAGGTGTTCTTCGTCAGCGGCTACTACCTGGCCGCCTCCGCGATCCAGATAGGCGTCGCCCTCTACTTCGCGACGATCCTCAGCTTCAACATCCGCTTCCGGAACCTCTTCAAGGGCATTCTCTTCTTCCCGTACCTGATCAACGGGGTCGCGATCGGCTTCGTCTTCCTCTACTTCTTCCAGGACGGCGGCACCCTCGACTCGGTCCTGGCGCTCTTCGGCCACGAGTCCGACCGCGCCTGGCTCGGTACCTCGACCTCCGCGAACATCTCCCTCGCGAGCGTCTCCGTCTGGCGCTACACAGGACTGAACTTCGTGCTCTTCCTCGGTGCGATCCAGTCGATCCCGGGGGAGCTGTACGAGGCCGCCGAACTCGACGGCGCCAACCGCTGGCACCAGTTCCGGTACATCATCGCGCCCGGCATCCGCCCGGTCCTGAGCCTGAGCGTGATCCTCTCGATCTCCGGTTCCCTGTCGGTCTTCGAGATCCCGTACATCATGACGGGCGGCGCCACCGGCACCGAGACCTTCGTGATCCAGACGGTCAAGCTCGCCTTCCAGTTCAACAAGACGGGTCTCGCGTCCGCCGCCGCGGTCGTCCTGCTGCTGATCATCCTGGCGGTGACGTGGCTGCAACGCCGACTGGTCCCCGACGACAGGGTGGACCTCGTATGA